The following DNA comes from bacterium.
ACCTCAATTTGTTTGTCATTCAGCATATTAAGTACAGGTTCAAAACCTCTAATGTCTTTTAATGCCCCAAGTGCCTTTACAGATGCCATTCTTACCATCCAGTTTGAATCATCAAGTAATTCAATCAGTTGAGGAATTGATAGAGGATTTTTTATTTTCTCAAATGTTTCTGCAACTTCTTTTCTAACAAGAAATTCTTTATCCTTTATAAGTGGAATTAGTTTTTCAATTTCAATATCTTCTTTTATTTCTCCAAGAGCCCATATTGCGTATTTTCTTATCTCCCAGTTTTTATCCTTTAAATATTCATAAAGAAATGGTATTGATTCTTTTACTTTATTACTGCCAAAACATCTTATTACTTTAATTTTTATATACTCATCCTGCTTTGAATTATTTATTAAAAAATTCACTTCGTCTTTATCTTTTGAAAGAATTTCAATAACTTTTTCTTTTATCTCAATATCTCTGTCATTTATACATTTTTCAATAAATACTTGTGAACTTTTGTCTTTTATTTCTCCAAGAATCTCAATAAGTTTTATTTTAAGTAATTTAGAACTTTCTTCATTTGAGTATTTCTCAAAGATATAAGGAAGTGAAACAGAACCAATTTTTATAATTGTTTTTTTTGCTTCATCTGAAGGAGTAGTTTTGCCCAGTGTTTTATCGTAAATTATTCTCTCATCTTCAAGGATATTTAAGAGATAAGGTATACCTTCAGATAAATCACCTTGCATATTTCTTATTTTATAAGCAGCATATACTCTTTTCATAGGGTCTTGTGATTTCAGGTTTTCAATTACATTTATAAAATCCTTTGAAGTATTCTGAGAAAATAAAAATAAGTGTATAATGAAAAAAATTAAAACCAGTCGTTTCATACTACCTCCTTTTTTTTAAAAAACATTATAAACTTTTCTCCACAATTCAAAAATAAGTAAAAGAAATAATCTTGAAGAATGATCTGCTTTATTTGAAATATGCTCATTTATAATTTTCTCAACTTCTTTATTATTGAATAAATCACCTTTTCTGAAATTCTCTGACAACAAATGTTCTTTTAAATAGTTTTTAAGGTCATCTCTAAACCATTTACCAAGAGGCACTCCAAAGCCCATTTTTTTCCTGTATAATATTTCATCTGGGAGAAAATTTTTCAATTTTTCTTTCAGAATATATTTACTTATTCTCCCATTTAATTTCAATTCTGGTGGAAAAGAAGCAATCAATTCTATAAATTCTGTATCAAGAAATGGACTTCTCCCTTCAAGATAATTCGCCATAGTTGCTATATCCATTTTTACAAGAAGAACTTCAGGAAGATATAGATTAAAATCACAGAAAATCATTTTTTCAAGTAAATCAAGATTTTCAGTTCTGGACCATAAATTTTCAGTGATTGTAAAAGAATTATAATTTTTAATTTCATTTTTAAAAAACGTACTGTATAACTTATCCTTCCATTCAGGAGAAAAAGAAGTTAAACGTCTTGTATAGGCATAGCAGAATCCATAATCATCTGTTTCCTGTAACCACTTCAAAATTCTAACTGGAAATTTATATGGGAATTTATTATAGATTTTCAGTATCAAATTTTTATTTATTTTATTCAAAAGGCCTGTACTTTTTGATATT
Coding sequences within:
- a CDS encoding asparagine synthase-related protein, which produces YQAIPSPKTIFKNIKKLSPAHYLIWKDGEIKIEKYWQIDFTKKIYFKDENDYKELLWEKLKESTKIRLISDVPLGAFLSGGIDSSTIVGIMSEFLTTPVKTFSIGFDVESFSEIKYAKIVAKKFGTEHNEFIVKPDIIEILPKLVWYYNEPFGDSSMIPTYYVANQTKNYVKVALNGDGGDENFAGYPRYYQTKVLEKLHKISKSTGLLNKINKNLILKIYNKFPYKFPVRILKWLQETDDYGFCYAYTRRLTSFSPEWKDKLYSTFFKNEIKNYNSFTITENLWSRTENLDLLEKMIFCDFNLYLPEVLLVKMDIATMANYLEGRSPFLDTEFIELIASFPPELKLNGRISKYILKEKLKNFLPDEILYRKKMGFGVPLGKWFRDDLKNYLKEHLLSENFRKGDLFNNKEVEKIINEHISNKADHSSRLFLLLIFELWRKVYNVF
- a CDS encoding HEAT repeat domain-containing protein, which produces MKRLVLIFFIIHLFLFSQNTSKDFINVIENLKSQDPMKRVYAAYKIRNMQGDLSEGIPYLLNILEDERIIYDKTLGKTTPSDEAKKTIIKIGSVSLPYIFEKYSNEESSKLLKIKLIEILGEIKDKSSQVFIEKCINDRDIEIKEKVIEILSKDKDEVNFLINNSKQDEYIKIKVIRCFGSNKVKESIPFLYEYLKDKNWEIRKYAIWALGEIKEDIEIEKLIPLIKDKEFLVRKEVAETFEKIKNPLSIPQLIELLDDSNWMVRMASVKALGALKDIRGFEPVLNMLNDKQIEVKIEAIKALANFKDKRATVSLISNLNDRYHLLIREYSAYALGEIGDKRAVYSLINLLKSENYELKRIAREALRKITGVDFGYDKEKWYNWAGQNKISSIK